The nucleotide sequence CCCTACTGGGTCGGGCCGCTCCCGCGGCTCAACAACAACCTCGACCGCCTCCCGCCCGAGACCGCGCGCCTGATGCGTCAGACGGGCATCGCCTTTCCGAGCGCGAACCCCTACCACAGCATCGTCGCACGCGCCCTCGAGGTGCACCTCTCGCTGATCGAGGCTTTGCGCGTGGCCGAGGGTTACACGCGGCGCATCAAGCCTCACGTGGAGGTCGAGCCGCGCTCGGGCACGGGAACGGCCGCCACCGAGGCGCCCCGCGGCATCCTCTGGCACCGCTATGCGTTCGACACCGAGGGCGTAGTGCGAGCGGCGACGATCGTCCCCCCGACGAGCCAGAACCAGGCGCAGATGGAGGCCGACCTGCGCGCGAGCGTGCTCGAGTCCCTCGCGCTCGACGACGATCGTCTGCGCCACCGGCTGGAGGCCGACATCCGCAACTACGACCCGTGCATCTCGTGCTCGACGCACTTTTTGAAGCTGAACATAGAGCGGACGGACCGGGACTGAGCGGATCGGTCCTCAGCGCGCGGTCGTCAGCGCCGCCAGACCCGCCTCGAGGGTGGGATAGCGCAGGCTCACGCCCAGCTCGGCGCGCATCCTGCGATTGTCGATACGGCGGGACTCCGCGAGATAGCCGCGCATTCCCTCGCTCACGCGCTCGCGTACGCTCGCCAGCGGCAGCACGGGCGGGCGGGGCAACCCGAGGGCGTCGGCCACCTTGAAGAAGTAATCCGTCATCGTCGTCGGGTGACCGTCCGAGACGTTGTAGACGCCGCCGTCGCCGCCGCGGCGCATGGCGGCGATGCACACCTGAGCGAGATCGTCGGCGTGGATGCGATTCGTGTAGGGCGCCTCCTCCTCGCGCACGAGCGGCTCGCCTGCGCGAATGCGATCGACCGGCAGACGTCCCGGCGCGTAGATTCCGGGCACGCGGAGGATCACCGTCCCGACTTCGAAGCGCGCGCCGAAAGCCCGCAATGCCTCCTCCGCGTCGAGACGCCGGCGGGCGCGATCCGCGCCCGGTTTCGGCGGGCGTTCCTCCGTGACCCAGGCACCGGCGCAGTCGCCGTACACGCCGGTCGTGCTGATGTAGACGATCCGCCGCGGCCGCCGTTCCGGCAAAAGGGCTTCGAGCAGACCTCGCATCCGCGGATCGTGCACGCCTTTCGCCGGCGGAGGCGCGAAGTAATAAAGGAGCGTGTCGTGCGTGGGCAGTTCGCGCAACGATTCGGGCTGGTCCAGATCCCCCGCGACCGGTGCGATTCCCTCGGTGCGAAGCCGGGCGGCGCTCTCCTCGCTGCGCGCCAGCGCGCTCACCCTCGCGCGCTGCGCGCGCTCGAGCCGGGCGACGCGCGTGCCGATGTCGCCGCAGCCTACCATGAAGACCGGGCTCATCGCGGTTCGCCCTGCCCGAAGCGCTCGGCGGTCTCGAGGAACGTGATCTCTTCGGGGGTGCTCGCCCTCCCGAGAATCGCGTTGCGATGCGGGAATCGCCCGAAGCGCTCGATGATGTCGCGGTGCTTGACGGCGTAGTCGAGAAATCCCTGCAGCTGCGCGGCCGCCGCCGGGAATTCGCGCACGAGATGCTCGTAGACTCGCACCGACCGTCGTTGCAAGCCGCGATCCTCCGCGTGCTCGAGCGGCAGATAAAAGAACGCGCGCTCGATCGGCGCGAGCTGGCCGTCCTGTCCCTCTTCGAGGCCGGCGAGCGCGTGCCGCAGGGCATGCGTGTCGCAGGCGAAGGCGCGCGGCGTGCCCCGGAACAGGTTGCGCGGGAACTGGTCGAGCAGGAGGATGAGCGCGAGGCGGCCGCGCGCCGTCTCGCCCCAGGCGTCCAGGCTCCCGCTGACCGCCAGCTCGACGTCATCGGCGAAGCGCGCGCGGATGGCGTCGTCCATCTCGCTCGCGCCTCCGAACCAGAGCCGCGAACGGTCCCCGCGCGGGAAACCGTCCGGTCCGAGCGGACCGAACCAGAAATTCAGAAGATCGTCCTGCCGCGCCACTGCCTGCTCCGTCATCGCCGCCCGCCTTGCCGCCCGAGACGCGTGTTATAACACGGCCCACGGACAGCGACGCAGGAGGTCGTCATGGAAGAAGACATCAGACGTCGAGTGGATGCGCAGCGGTCGAGCCTCGTGCGCCGTCTCGAATCCCGGCTCGACGTTCCGCTCGCGGTCCTGGGCCTCGCCTGGCTTGCCCTGCTGGTTTTCGAGCTGACGCTCGGGCTCAGCCCTTTTCTCGCGCGCCTGGGCCTCGCGATCTGGGTCGTGTTCGTCATCGACTTCGGCTTCAAGTTCGCGCTCGCGCCCGACCGGGTGCGTTACCTGCGCCGCCACTGGCTCACCGCGCTGTCGCTCGCCATTCCGGCGCTGCGCTCGGTCCGCGCGCTGCGCGCCCTTCGGGTGCTGCGGGCCGCGCGCACCGTGCGGGGATTGCGCTTGCTGCGGCTGGTCACCTCCTGGAACCGCGGCATGCGCGCGCTCGGCCGCACCATGCGCCGGCGGGGGTTCGGCTACGTGATGCTCCTCACTCTACTCGTCCTCGTCAGCGGCGCGGCCGGTATGTATGCGTTCGAGAGGGGCGTGTCGCCGGAGCGCGGGATCGACGATTACGGCTCGGCCCTCTGGTGGACCGCGATGATCCTCGCCACCATGGGATCCGAGTACTGGCCGCGGACGCCCGAGGGGCGGCTGCTGTGCCTGCTGCTGGCCGTGTACGGCTTCACGGTGTTCGGGTACGTCACAGCGGCGCTGGCCAGCTTCTTCATCAGCCGCGACACCGAGCAACAGGCGGTCCGACGGCGCGACACGGCGCGCGAAATCGCCGCGCTGCGTCGACAGGAGCAGCCGGACCACCGTGCATGACGCTACCGGCCGGAAGGACGGGAACGACGCGAGCGCGTGCGCGCGCGCTGAAGCGCGACCCGGTATACCGTGCCCGGAATGACGCGCGCCGCGTCCTCCTGGCGGAAACGGTCGTTGTAGTAACGACCGAACTCCGGATCGAGGCGTTCGCGGTAGTCCTCGTGGTTGCGCTGATACTTCCAGGAACACGCCAGGCGCACGGACGCCGGATGCTCGCCGCGGCCGACGCCGCAGACCCAGTGATCGAGGAACGGCCGGGACCCGCCCGTGCGGTTGATGCACAGAAACGCCACCGAGCGACGGTCGATCAGGCCGGCGATCTCGTCCGGCGTCGTGCAATCGGTGTGCTCGACCCGGAAGCGCGAGGGCCCGCCGAGTGCCGCCAGCATGCGCTCCATCGCGAAGCGCAGGACCTGCGGGTCGCCCCGGTAGCGGTCCGTGCCGACGGTGCCGGAAAGAAAATCCGTGAGGTAAGGCATCCCTCGGATCGCACGATGCCACAGCGTCATGGTGACCGTGGTACCGGTGAGCGCGGTGTACGCGTTGGCGAGCGCATAGAGAAAGCAGGCGCCGTCGAAGGCGCCCTGCGAGTAGATGCGCCGGCGCGCCATTACAGCAGGTCCTCCGGCTCCATCGGCCGCCACGCCGCGCGCGCAAGCCGCCAGTCTCCCCGCTCGGCGGCGAAGTCCAGGTCGAAGCGGTAGAGGTCGCCGCGCAGGCCCGCGAGGTCGGCCGAGTCGGCGATGCGTTCGCCCGCCATCGCGACCAGCAACACGACCTGCGCCCGGTCGGCGGCGGGAAAGCGCAGGTCCTGCACGCGCGTGACGAGATAGATCTCGCCATGGCGCAGCAGCCAGACGCGCAAGACCGCCTCGACGCGCCGGCGGTCGTTGCCTTCAGCGTCGCTGTAGCGTTCGGAGAGGAGCGGCCTCAGGGCGCCGAAGTCCTTCGCCTCGACCGCGGCCTCCGCGCCGCGCAGCAGCTCGCGCAGCTCGCGTTCGGGATCGGTCGTGCCGCGGCAGCCGGCGACCGGCAGCGAGGAGACGACCAGGAGGACGGCGATCGAGACGGCCCGGAGGGAGCGCATGCCGCCGATTTATATCATCGGGAGGCAGCACCGCCCAGAGACAAAACCCGCGGCGTGAGCGGGAGAACCGGCTCAGGCGGTGGCGTCGAGCGCGGTCAGAAGCTGCTTGTTGTTGCGCGCGCGCAGCAGGTTCCAGTAGCCGAACAGGTTCACTTTCTGCTTGTCGACCACCTCGAGCTCGGTTTCACGCACGAAGGTCTTCAGGCAGAAATCCGGATGGAAACCGACGACGCGCGAGAGCGGCGCGAGCAGGCTCTCGACGCCGCCGATGACGGGATTCAGGCTGTGGAAGTGATTGACGATGTAGATTTCCCCGTCCGCCCGGCAGACGCGGCGCATCTCGTCGACCAGACGGCGCGGATGCGGCACGACCGAAACCACGTACATCGCGACGACCTTGTCGAAGCTGTCGTCGGGAAAGCTCATGTGCTCGGCGTCCATCACGTGCAGCTCGACGTTATCCCCGATTCCGTCGCGACCGAGGCGCTCGCGGGCTCGCTCGAGCATCTCGGGCGAGACGTCGATGCCCGTCACGTGCACGCCGCGCGGGTACAGCGGCAGCGAAAGGCCGGTGCCCACCCCGACCTCGAGCACGCGCTGGCCGGGCCGGCAGTTCATGTGCCGGAGCACCGCCTTGCGGCCGGGTTGGAAAAGCGCGCCGAAGTAAAGGTCGTAGAGCCGGGCGTAGCGCCGGTAGGCTTTTTTTATTGCTTCGATCTCCATCCATGCGCTCCCGTGACTTGCGAAAAACCGGAACCGGACCGCCGCTGTCCCTGCGCGGGCACTCGTCGCGGTGAAAAATAACCTATCGACGGCCACTTGCAAAGCTTGGCGGGTTCGCCGACTTGTGGTCCGCCGATGCCCGCCGCCACCCCAGGGCTACTTGCCGCCTCGCGACCGGGTCGCGCGCGACCGGGCGGACGTCTTCAGCCGCTCCCCGCCTCGCGCAGCACCTTGATCTGGAACAGCGTGTTGCGTTCCTCCTCCTCCAGGGCCGACTGAATGTAGCGGATGGTGGCGCGGTAACGGGGGATGACGTTGTACTTCAGGGCGTTCACACGCTTCTGCGTCTTGCGCTGCTCGGCGAGAAGGCGCCAGAGCGCCGTCTCCGCTTCCCCGAAACGCGCGAGCAACGCCGCCAGCTGCGCCAGCCGGCGGCGCGCCTCGTCGAAACTCGCGTCGGTCCACATCAGCCCGACCGGCTGCAGCGGAAGTGTCCGGACCTCCACGGCCGGGTACTCGACGCCGATGGACGAGCGCGGAAGGATGGTGAGCGCGAGCGCCGGCTTGAGGCCGAGCGCCGCCTGCCGCAGCATCTGGCTGCCCATGCGCATGTGCGCCATGCCCAGCCACTCGTACGACTCCGCGAGCGACGAGCGTACCTCCGCGCGCAGCCGGCGATACTGGTCGAGACGCTCGTAGACGAGGCGCGTCAGCAGCTCGCGCTTGCGCTCGAGCATCGCGTGGCCCTGCTCCAGGAACGCAACCTGCCGCTTGAGGGCGAGCAGCGCGCTCTTGGTCGGCGGAATCTTGAGCCGGCCCCTCATGCCTCCGCCGGCGCCCGCTCGCCCTGGTGGTACTTCGCCAGATCGGCCTCGCGCATGCGCGTGAGCGCCTCGGCGGGGAGGAACGAAAGGAGCTGCCAGGCGATCGCCAGCGTCTCGATGATCGAGCGGTCCTCCTCCTCGCCCTGCGCGACGAAGCGCTTCTCGAACGCGTCGGCGAAGGCAAGGTACTGGCGGTCGAGCTCGCCCAGCTCTTCGGCGCCGATGATCGACGCCAGGTTGCGCACCTCCAGCGCCCGCGCGTAGGCCGCGTACAGCTGGCTCGCGACGCGCGGGTGGTCCTCCCGCGTGTCGTCCTTGCCGATGCCGTCCTTCATGAGCCGCGAGAGCGACGGCGGCACGTAGACCGGCGGGTACACGCCCTGGTTGTGCAGGTCGCGCGACAGGACGATCTGTCCCTCGGTGATGTAGCCGGTCAGGTCCGGGATCGGGTGCGTGATGTCGTCGCTCGGCATGGACAGCACCGGCACCATGGTGATGGAGCCGTGCCGGTTCTTGATGCGCCCGGCGCGTTCGTAGATTTCGGCGAGGTCCGAGTAGAGGTAGCCGGGGTAGCCCTTGCGCGAGGGCACGTCGCCCTTCGCCGTCGCCACCTCGCGCAGCGCCTCGGCGTAGTTCGTCATGTCGGTGAGCACGACCAGCACGTGCAGGTCGAGATCGTAGGCGAGGTACTCCGCCGCCGTGAGCGCCGTACGCGGGAGGATCAGCCGCTCGATCGGGGGGTCGTCGGCCAGATTGATGAACATCACGACGTTGCCGAGCACCCCGCTCGACTCGAAGTCCTCTTCGAAGAAGCGCGCGTCGGCGTACGAGACGCCCATGGCCGCGAACACCACCGCGAACCTCGATTCCTCGCCGATCAGCTTCGCCTGGCGCACGATCTGGGCGGCGAGCCGGTTGTGCGGCAGCCCCGAGCCCGAGAAGATCGGCAGCTTCTGGCCGCGCACCAGGGAATTGAGTCCGTCGATCGTGGAGATGCCCGTCTGGATGAACTCGCGCGGGTAGGCGCGCGCGGCGGGGTTCATCGGCGCGCCGTTGACGTTGCGCTTGACGCCCGACACGAGCGGCGGACGGCTGTCCCGCGGCGCCCCCACGCCGTTGAAGATCCGGCCGAGAATGTCCCGCGAGAGCGGGATCTCGAACGGCTCCTCGAGGAACCGCACCCAGGTGCGCTCGAGGTCGAGGTCGTCGGTCCCCTCGAACACCTGGATCAGCACGACCGCGTCCGACGTCCGGATCACCTGCCCGTTGCGCTTGCGCCCGCGATAGTCTCGCACGACCACCCGATCGCCGAGCGCGACGCCCTGCACGCCCTTCATGTACAGCAGGCCGCCGCGCGCGGCCGATGCCATCCGGTACTCTTTCTCCTTCATGGCGCGCCTAGGTCCCGCCTCCCGGTTTGCCGTACTCCGTCCGCAGCCGCTCGAAGGTCTCGCGGATCTCGCCGCGAAAGCCCGACAGCTCGTCGACCTGGTTGCTCGCGTACAGCGTCTTGAGCCGCCGCGCGCGCGCGAGAACGGGAAGCGCGAGCAGTTCCTGCACCGGCACGCCGATGCCGAGGAGCTCGCCGCCGCGCCCGTGCAGCTCGAGCACGAGATCGAGCAGCATGAACTGCTTCTGCGGCGAGCAGAACGAGTCCACCTCCTCGAACGCGCTCTGCTGCAGCACGCCTTCGCGTATCAGCGCGGCGCCCTCGAGCGCCCAGCGCTGCGCGCTCGAGAGCGCCTCGGGGCCGACGAGGTTGACGATCCGCGCCAGCTCGTCCGCCTGCGCGAGCAGCGCCAGGGCCTCGGCGCGCCGAGCCGCCCAGCGGGGGTCCACGTTCTCGGCCCACCACGTCGCCGCCTGACCCGCGTAACCCGAAAAGCTGTCCGTCCAGTCGACCGCCGGATAATGGCGCGCATCCGCGAGCTCCTTGGAGAGCGCCCAGAAGGTCTGCACGATCTCCTTGGTATGGCTCGTCACGGGTTCGGAGAAATCGCCGCCGGGGGGCGAAACGGCCCCGATCAGGGTCGCGGAGCCGTGCAGGCCCGCAAGGGTTTCGACGCGCCCGGCGCGCTCGTAGAAGGCCGCGAGCCGCGAGGCGAGGTACGCCGGGTAGCCCTCCTCCACCGGCATCTGGCCGAGGCGTCCCGCCACCTCCCGCAGCGCCTCGGCCCAGCGGCTCGTGGAATCCGCGACCATGACCACGTCGTAGCCCTGGTCGCGGTAGTACTCCGCGAGCGTGACGCCGACGTAGATCGACGCTTCGCGCGCCACGACCGGCATGTTGGAGGTGTTGGCGACGAGCATCGTGCGCTCCATGAGCAGCCGCCCGGTGTACGGATCGGTCAGCTCGGGAAAGGTCTCGAGGATCTCGACCAGCTCGTTGCCGCGCTCGCCGCATCCGACGTAGATCACGATCTCGGCGTTCGACCAGCGCGCGATCTGCTGCTGCACCACCGTCTTCCCGGCGCCGAACGGCCCGGGGACGGCGGCCTTGCCACCCTTGAGGAGCGGGAAGAAGGTGTCGAGGATGCGCTGCCCCGTGATGAGCGGGCTCGTGGCGTGGTCGCGTCGCCGGTAGGGCCGCGCGGTGCGCACCGGCCAGCGATGGTAGAGCCGGAGTTCGCGGACGGCGCCGGAAGGCTCCCGCAGGCGCGCGATCACGTCTTCGACCGCGTATTCTCCGTTAGGCGCCAGCTCGATCAGCTCGCCGCGACCGTCGGGGGGAACGAGAACCCGGTGCTCGATCGTCTTCGTCTCCGGCACGCGCCCGAGGATCTCCCCGCCATCGAGCCTCGCGCCGGGCGCCATGCCCGGCTCGGGCGTGAAAGACCACCGGCGCGCGCGGTCGAGCGGCGCGAGCGAGAGGCCGCGCGCGATCTGGTCGCCGCTCGCCTCGTAGGTCGCGGCGAGCGGACGCTGCACGCCGTCGTAGATGTTCCCGAGGAGCCCCGGTCCGAGCTCGACCGCGAGCGGATGACCGAGCGGCTCGGCCGACTCCCCCGGGCGCACCGACTCGGTCGACTCGTAGACCTGGACGACCGCCTCCTCGCCGCTGCGCGCGATCACCTCCCCCACGAGGCCCAGCTTGCCGATGCGCACCTGCTCGCCGTTGAGCACGCCGGGCAGGTGCACCGTGGCGATCGGCCCGTTGACTTCGATTATCCTACCCACCGATCATCGCCCTCACGTCCGCGGTCGCCGCGTAGAGCCGTTCCATGACCGTCCGCTGCAACGCCTCCTGCATCCGCTCCAGGCGGCCCTCGAAGGTGTTGTCGATCCGGATCGCGCCGTCCGCGCTGCTCACGCGCGCGCCGCCCGCGCACGCGATCGGCTGCGGCGCGAGGCGCAAGCGCTTCGCCACGCCGGCGTCGCGACACCATGCCTCCCAGCGCCCTGCGAGGCGCGCGGCGTCGCGATCGTTGAGTTCCGCCACCAGCTCGTCGCGCTCGATCGCCTCGGCCGCCTGCGCGACGTAGCGCTCGAGCAGCGTGTCGTAGCGCTTCTCGTCCGCGGGAAGCGCTGCGAGCCGGGAACGCATCTTCTCCAGCGCCTCCAGGACGAGGCTCCAGCGCAGCCGATCGAGCTCCTCGGCGAGCTTGATCTCGGCCGCCTGCACGCGCTGGCGGTACAGCCGTTCGGCCGCGGCCTTGGCCGCGAGGATCTCGCGCTCCTCGCGCAGCCTCAGGCGCTCGGCGCCGTCGGCCAGGATCTGGTCGCGCGTGCGCCGCGCGTTCGCCAGGTGCTCGTCGGCGAGCGCCCGCGCCCGAGCGAGGAGCGCCGCCTCGAGCTCCTCGATGCCGCCCCGCGGGCTCACGTCCTGGGCTCCAGGGCCTGCGGGCCGAGGATCGCGCGCACCACGTCCTCGACTCCGGGCCGGTAGGCCTCGGGGGCGTGCAACGGCGGGATCTCGGCGACGACGATCCGCCCGCCCTCCTCGCGGACGCGCCTGAGCCAGGGTCCCGGATCGCGCGCGAGGTGATGCTCGAGAAAGACGAGCGCCTTCTCCTGGCGCTTGAGCAGGTCGCCCAGCACCCGTTCGACCGTGTCGCCCGTGGCCTCCGGGTAGGTCTCGGCCCCGATCAGGCTGAAACCCTCCATCAGCGCGCTCGATCCGAGCGCCAGCAGGCGGGTCGCGGGCGGCGGCGCGGCGTCGGCCATCGCCCCGCCTAGATGCGGCCGAGCATCAGGATCGTGACCACGAGGCCGTAGATCGCGATGCCCTCGGCGAGCCCGAGATAGATCAGCGTGCGCCCGAAGATCTCCGGCTTCTCGGCGATGACGGCGAGCGCCGCGGCGCCCACCGGACCGACGGCGATGCCCGCGCCGATCGTCGCGAGCGCCGTCGGTATGCCGATGCCGATCAGTGCGAGCCCGAGTCCCACGGACACGTCGGCCGACGCGCCCGCGGCCGGCGCCTGCGCCATCGACTGGTCCACGGCGAAGAAAAGCAGCAGCGCTTCCGCGACCACGAAGAGCAGCAGGTTCGCCGCCAGCGTGCCCCTGAGCCATCGCCGGGCGGGTCTCTTCCGCGACAGCGGACGGAACTCCAGGTACACCCCGGCGGCCACGATGCCGACCAGGCTCAACGTGATCAGTCCGACTAGCCAGTACATGGTGACTCCTTATAGGTGCTTCTTGTTCCTGCTCCCCCTCTCCCGCGAGCGGGAGAGGGATGGGGTGAGGGTTCCAACGCTCACCCCACCCTCACCCTCTGCCCAAAGGGGAGAGGGAATCAAACTAACCGCTTCCACCGACTCCCCCTCTCCCGCTTGCGGCAGAGGGCAAGGGGTGAGGGCCTCGCCTTCCGCAGCCCTCACGGTGATCCCTCCCCGAGGTATTCCCCTCACGTCACCCGGACCTTGAGCGTCAGCGGCCGGAACTCCCGCCCGTCGCCGCTGTAGAACCGCGAGAACCCCTCGTAATACTCGAGCCGGAGCACCTGGATCGCGACGATGGCGCCTTCGAGCACCAGGATGAACGCGTTGCCGAGCACCACCGTGATCCAGTGGCCGGTCGTCTCCATCATGTCCGCCAGGGTGAAGACGGCGATCGCGAGCGCCACGTGGTTCAAGCTGAAGGCCGCGACCCGCAGGAACGACAGCGTGTTGGCGAAGTACGCCAGTACCGTCTCAAAGCCCTCGATCAGCACGACCAGCACGCGCTCGGCGACCGGCGCCCGGTAGTGCCGCCACTTGTAAGCGAGAATCGCGGCGAACGGCAATGCGATCGCGACCGCCTCGGCCTCCCCGAACCGACCTGCCGTGGTCGAGCGGTACACCGCGTAAATCACGCCGGCATAGAAGAGCATTCCCGCCACGCCCTTTCCGTCGAACAGCGCCTCGCCCCACCGGCCGTCGATCAGGCGGTTGTAGACGGTCAGGCCGGTGGCCAGCAGGATGAACCCGATGCCCCACGCGAGGGCGACGCCGAGCATGCGCATCGGATCGGACATCGGGGCGATCCAGACCGGGTGAATCAGCTCCTCGTAGCCGAAGACGCTGCCGTACAGGAAGCCGAACACGACGGCCGCGAGCCCGGCCGCCACGAAGAAGACCGCGAACGATCCGAGCTTCCGGCGAAAGAGGAGCCCGGCCGCGGCGATGACCGCGCCCTGCCCGACATCGCCGAACATCATTCCGAACATGAGCACGAAGCTCGCCGCGAAAAGCAGTGTCGGGTCGAACTCGCCGTAGCGCGGCACGCCGTAGTTCTTCACCAGGGACGCGAACGGCCGCACGAGCCAGGAGTGCCGCATCGCCGAAGGCACCTCGCCCCGCTCCGCGGGCAACGGATCCCGCGCGGTGAGCACGTAGGGGCGCCCGAACGACCTGTCGAGCGCGCGTTTCACGTCGCGGAGATCGCGCTTCGGAATCCAACCGCCGATCAGCGCCAGCCCGCCGCGGGCGCGCAGCGCGTCCTCGAGCTCGGCGTACGGCGCGGCGCGCGAAAGCGTGTCCGCGGCCACCGCCAGCCGGGCTCGGTGTTCGCGCTGCAGGCTCTCGACCCGCCCGCACTGCGCGGCGTTCCCGGCCTCCGCCCGCGCGAGCCGCTCGCGGAGCTCGCGCCGCACCTTGTCGGGGCGGTCGTGCAGCTCCGGCGGGATCGCCACCGCCCGCCAGCCGGCCGCATTCAGCACCCCCGACAACTCGGTTTCCCTGCCGGTCGGGCCGGCCACCACCGCGTGCGTCAGGCCGTCGGCGACGAGGTACGGCGAGATCACGTAACCGGCGAGCGCCGCCGCCTCCCGCAGACGGCCGACATTGACGGCCGGGACGGTGCCGATGTGCACGTCGAGAAAACGCTTGCGCGCGGAAAGCCGGCCCAGATCGATGTCGAGCGCGGTGAAATTGTCCAGCGTCCTCAGCAGCTGCTCGACGTGCCGGCGCTCCTCGTCCAGCCGGCGCAGGGCCTCCTGCGCGCGCGAGCACTCCGCCCAGACGTCGCCGAGCCACGCGTCGAGCCGTTCGAGCTCGTCGATCGTCACCGGGCGCAGCCCGCCGGGCGCGCCCGCGTTCCCGGGGAGCCCGCAATGAGCCAGGATCTTGTCGAGCCGCGCGCGGGCGCTCCGGTAGACCTCGCGATAGCGCTCGCCGGGAAATTCCGGGAGCCGCTCGGCGTACGCCCGGGTCGTCTCCGGGTTGAAGACACCGGCCCGCGCGAGCACGAGCGCGGCGAGCGGCGCGTCCTCGTTCAGCACCTGGAGCGCGATGCGCTGCATGGGCAACGGCTTGAACATCTCAGCACCCCGCCCGGAGCGATGAACGATGAGCGTCGCGCGCGCGACGGGCGCGCCCGGGACTCGCCACTTGCCGCTTCTCGCCGGTCACCTAGCCCGGCCCTCCCAGCGCGGCCGCCGTCCTCACGATGCCGGGCGGCATGCGAAGCTGCTTGCCCTTGAGAACGGCCCGCACCCGGCGGAGATCGCGTTCCCGCAGCACGAGGTACGCGAACACACGCGCGAGGTTGAAGCTGCTGTAGCGCAACACCCGTTCGGCATGGGCCCAGGCGTGACGCTCCAGCCTGCGCGTCGTCTCCGGCACGTCCCGGCTCCCGGCCAGCAGCGCCGCCAAAGGCTCGGGCAGGCGCGCGAGCACCTCCTCCATGCTCCCGAGCTGCGCGAGGTCCGCGAGCGTGCGCGCGGATAGCCGGTACGTCGCCGGGATCAGAAGGTAATAGGTCTCGGCCGCCGGCAGGCCGTACGCGAAACGGAATCGCAGCAGCCAGAGGAGGTTCAGGCGGTCGACGATGTCGCCCACGAGCGCCTTGAGCGCATTGCCCTCGCGCCCCTCGGCGGCGCGCGCCTCCCTCGAAAGGCCGGCGAAGTAGCGCCGGTCGACCGCGCTGTCGAGGGCGAACAGGTCGTGGCGCTCCTCGTAGATCCGTCGCGCTTCGCGCGCGATGTCGTGGAACGGCGTGCTCTCCAGCCGGCGCAGCAGTTCCGCGACGTCCTCGGTGCGCAGGAGCTCGTCGATCGGCAGGCGTGCGAAGGGCGCCTCGACCAGCTCCTGCCGGATGGCCTCGGTCGGCTGTCCGGTCATCCTGCCCCGCAGGATCGTCTTCAGGTTCGATAGCTCGAAGCGGTACGCCCAGTAGACCAGGAAATCGCGCGGACGACCGGCGAGGGCGCGCGCGAGCACGGCGAAGTCCGCGACCAGCACGACAATGAGGCGCTGCTCCAGCGACGGCGGCGTCCCGCCCGCCGCCATCGCCTGCATGCCCTTGAGCGCCAGGATCTCCCCCTCCTGCCCGGGAGGAACGGCGATGAGCGCTTCGACGTCGGGGTCCGAGAGCAGTCGC is from Sulfurifustis variabilis and encodes:
- a CDS encoding V-type ATP synthase subunit E, which translates into the protein MSPRGGIEELEAALLARARALADEHLANARRTRDQILADGAERLRLREEREILAAKAAAERLYRQRVQAAEIKLAEELDRLRWSLVLEALEKMRSRLAALPADEKRYDTLLERYVAQAAEAIERDELVAELNDRDAARLAGRWEAWCRDAGVAKRLRLAPQPIACAGGARVSSADGAIRIDNTFEGRLERMQEALQRTVMERLYAATADVRAMIGG
- a CDS encoding V-type ATP synthase subunit F — translated: MADAAPPPATRLLALGSSALMEGFSLIGAETYPEATGDTVERVLGDLLKRQEKALVFLEHHLARDPGPWLRRVREEGGRIVVAEIPPLHAPEAYRPGVEDVVRAILGPQALEPRT
- a CDS encoding ATP synthase subunit C; amino-acid sequence: MYWLVGLITLSLVGIVAAGVYLEFRPLSRKRPARRWLRGTLAANLLLFVVAEALLLFFAVDQSMAQAPAAGASADVSVGLGLALIGIGIPTALATIGAGIAVGPVGAAALAVIAEKPEIFGRTLIYLGLAEGIAIYGLVVTILMLGRI
- a CDS encoding V-type ATP synthase subunit I, producing the protein MFKPLPMQRIALQVLNEDAPLAALVLARAGVFNPETTRAYAERLPEFPGERYREVYRSARARLDKILAHCGLPGNAGAPGGLRPVTIDELERLDAWLGDVWAECSRAQEALRRLDEERRHVEQLLRTLDNFTALDIDLGRLSARKRFLDVHIGTVPAVNVGRLREAAALAGYVISPYLVADGLTHAVVAGPTGRETELSGVLNAAGWRAVAIPPELHDRPDKVRRELRERLARAEAGNAAQCGRVESLQREHRARLAVAADTLSRAAPYAELEDALRARGGLALIGGWIPKRDLRDVKRALDRSFGRPYVLTARDPLPAERGEVPSAMRHSWLVRPFASLVKNYGVPRYGEFDPTLLFAASFVLMFGMMFGDVGQGAVIAAAGLLFRRKLGSFAVFFVAAGLAAVVFGFLYGSVFGYEELIHPVWIAPMSDPMRMLGVALAWGIGFILLATGLTVYNRLIDGRWGEALFDGKGVAGMLFYAGVIYAVYRSTTAGRFGEAEAVAIALPFAAILAYKWRHYRAPVAERVLVVLIEGFETVLAYFANTLSFLRVAAFSLNHVALAIAVFTLADMMETTGHWITVVLGNAFILVLEGAIVAIQVLRLEYYEGFSRFYSGDGREFRPLTLKVRVT
- a CDS encoding V-type ATPase subunit yields the protein MGAVARYAYLHSRVSALSERLLSDPDVEALIAVPPGQEGEILALKGMQAMAAGGTPPSLEQRLIVVLVADFAVLARALAGRPRDFLVYWAYRFELSNLKTILRGRMTGQPTEAIRQELVEAPFARLPIDELLRTEDVAELLRRLESTPFHDIAREARRIYEERHDLFALDSAVDRRYFAGLSREARAAEGREGNALKALVGDIVDRLNLLWLLRFRFAYGLPAAETYYLLIPATYRLSARTLADLAQLGSMEEVLARLPEPLAALLAGSRDVPETTRRLERHAWAHAERVLRYSSFNLARVFAYLVLRERDLRRVRAVLKGKQLRMPPGIVRTAAALGGPG